aaaaaaacaaaaaaaggaaaaaaaagggccttgtaaatgtctggtgtgtcacccaggtagggtggcacggtttaatgtcttttgtttttgcagataaactccaaaaagagtttcaacttcttatgcgagaggtgggcaccggagggactggagtgcatcatcacgcccggcaaccaaattttaatttgattttacgttttaaagcttaatttgttttaattgccggtgcttttagtgtccccctccccttttatagggggcacttggaaaaatgtgatcttagcgccccaaaaaaaaaacaaaaaaaagaaaaacaaaaaaaaacacaaaaaaaggaaaaaaaaaaaaaggggccttgaaaatgtctgctgtgtcacccaggcgggtggcacggtttaatgtttatgtttttttttcaggtaaactcaaaagagtttcaacttcttatgcgagaggtgggcaccggagggactggagtgcatcatcacgcccggcaaccaaattttaatttgattttacgttttaaagtttaatttgttttaattgccggtgcttttagtgtccccctccccttttatagggggcacttggaaaaatgtgattttagcgcccaaaaaaaaaccaaaaaaaaagaaaaacacaaaaaaaaaacacaaaaaaaaaggaaaaaaaaaaaagggccttgtaaatgtctgctgtggcaTCCAGGGCGGGtgacacggtttaatgttttttgttttacagataaactcaaaaagagtttcaactTCTTAtgcgagaggtggacaccggagggactggagtgcatcatcacgcccggcaaccaaattttaatttgattttacgttttaaagtttaatttgttttaattgccggtgcttttagtgtccccctccccttttatagggggcactggaaaaaatgtgattttagcgccccaaacaaaaaccaaaaaaaaggaaaaaaagtggccttgtaaatgtctgctgtgtcatccagggcgggtggcacggtttaatgttttttgttttgcagataaactccaaaaagagtttcaacttcttatgcgagaggtgggcaccggagggactggagtgcatcatcacgcccggcaaccaaattttaatttgattttacgttttaaagtttaatttgttttaattgccggtgcctttagtgtcccccttcacttttatagggggcactggggaaaaaatgtgattttagtgcccaaaaaaaaacaaaaaaaagaaagaaaaaaaaaaggggccttgtaaatgtctggtgtgtcatccaggttgggtggcaccaatTAAtggttatgttttacaggtaaactccaaaagagtttcaactTCTTATGATGCAGTCAGTTTCTCCTTTGTGAATAACTTGTTCATTCACATGCAAACAATTTAGATGTTCATAATTCTCAGCTGCATGCTTTGAAATACATGAACAGCCAAATTataaaaagccagcacaggcacgacaggccgaatggcctccttctgtgttgtaagtttctattatgtttctatgactccaccCTACTAAAAGTATTAAATTAAATTTTAagtacacaacattggaaactacTTGAATTGTAACGAATACTGGAAGGCTACTGGAGATATGAGAGCTAGAAATCTGCAAAACTATCAATCTGGATTAGTACCAGACTCAGTCAATGGGGTCCAAATTCAACATTTTTTTGTGGGCCTAAAATGGGTGCAACAATAACCAATTTAGCAGGACAGAAACCTTTACCTGATCTTCATGAGTGTTTGAGTCACTGCTAAATTGGTCAGTGCCTTTTTTTAGGCGGCAGTGGTGACTGCCTGAATTGAGCACAACCCTCATCACAATATTGAAATGAGGCTCATTTCAGACCTGGATTGTTAAATTAATTTGGACTGGTCAGAGCTTGCAAAGCACAAACTTCGACTGGTATTTTAGGGCTTGAGCAGCCTAACGAGCGGTCGCTGGAGGTCACTGAAAAAAAGGGCCTAGAAATGACAGGAATGTGTTATTGGTAAAGTCAAAagaagcaggagtgcttctcctgCCTCCCTTCTGATCGCCTCCCcctgcccaccactgccactctggacCTACCTATGGGCCTCGATGCTGGCCGATGATGGATGGCCCCTGACATGTGAACTGCATTGGGGAGCATGATTGGCGTCTGCATTATTAAGATGAAGCACTAGGACAAGTTTAGGATGGTCCTTGGGCCTTTCTGTTGCGGCGCGCTATCACTGTGCACGCTGGACTCGCATCAGATATAGGGCACTAACGAATTTAGGCCCCACTGTATCATGGCGCTCTCCTCAGTTCATTCATACTCAGTAAGAGCCTTCTGCCTAGCccgagtgagtgagtgaaactTAATGTCCTATTTGCAACAAGACTGGTCATCAGTACAGCCTAATTTTTAAATCTAGAAAACACAAGGTTGCATGAAACACCAAACCTCAAGATAATATGAATAAAAGGGCCCATCTCAAAAATACCACTAACACCTATCAAAGTAACACTACTCTGCTGTATAAAAGGATGTCTCCCCTTCCTACATCTCCAACAATATATACAGTTGGTTGTTCACGTGTGTTCTGGCGTGACAGAACTGTACTAAAGTTGTTCATTATTTTGTACAGAATCAGCAACAGCCCAGGTTAAGAAGTGGCAATGCTCATAACAGTGACAACAACTGATTACAATTCACTGAAAGATCATTCAAATAGGCACCTTGGATATTATGTCCATCATGTTTCTGATATAAAAATAATGTTATAATCAAGTTTATAACCTTGTAAATATTGTGAGGCTTGATCTTGTGTTTACATATAATTTGAGAATTATTTTATTGGTAAATATTAAAGGAATTGGCCTAAATCCAGTTTGTACTTCATCATCCCTATGGAAATGAGTTCAACAGAAATGTCCTTATATTTATCAGAAACTGAAATGAATGCCACATGCATTGAACGAAGAAGTCTGCAAGGTTTCTTGCTGTCCTATAATAGCTTCTTTGTTAATGTACCACCTTCTATTTAACCTATGGCGCTTTTACACAACATTTATTGTAAATATATAGACTTTCATAGTATGTGCAGCAGTATAAATGTTTTTAAACTTCATCTCATTACTATTTATAATAGGAGGTAGTTTCATATCTTTTGGAGAATCCTCTACATAGGTCTTACAGGAtttgcagggcttcggggaaagtGCGGCTGAGCAGGActgactgaagtgctcttgcagagagctggcatgggcttgacggtctgaatggcctctttctgtgctgtaaccattcgatgattctatgatacgTAGATTGCAACTATAAAACAGGGAGTCTTCAAAAATAGAGACGCACATCAACCACACTGAACAAATGATGCCTCTTCATCATCCCTGTAATGCACAAAGAAATAAGCTGCCATTCCACACTTGTGGCTTGTGAAAATGTTGACAGCTCCAGGAAATAACTGCAAATTTGGCAGTTGATTAAAAGATTGCATAGGTATCGAAAGCAGGTTATGATAAATGGATAAAATGATCTGGCTGGTGGATTGAGACTACTGGAGTTGAAGGAGAGGTTTATTCTGTATTACTTGCAGTTCACTCTTTTTGTTGTggagggtaaacgagccaaaggtgggcagcggaagcgttacaaggacacggtcaaagcctccttggtaaagtgcgacatcaccactgacacctgggagaccctcgaggtggagaaagtgcattcaggagggtgttgagttcttcaagtctcaacgcaaagagcgtgaagagatcaagtgcagacggcggaaggagcgcgcggcaaaccagccccacccaccccttccctcgaccaatgtctgtcccacctgtgacaggatctgtggctctcgtattgaactgttcagccaccagagaactcactttgggagtggaagcaagtcttcctcaattccgagggactgcctatgatgatggatggagTTGAACACTGTAGAATTTTCAGTAAACAGACCCATACCTAAACCTTATGAcaaagggaaggtctttgatgaagcagttgaaaatGGTTGGGCCAAGGCTGAAGAAtttctgcagtgatgtcctgggcatCCAACTACCACAGCCATCTTCCATTGTGTCAAGTATGACTGTACCCATTGAAGGTTTTACCTGTTtgactcccattgacttcagttttctcGGGCTCTTTGGTGCCATAATTGGCTGAATGCTGCTTTGATGTTGAGGACAGGTATTCTCACCTGTCCTCTGGCACTCAGCTCTTGTGTCCACGTCCACATCTGGTTCAAGGATGTGATGAGCTCTGGAGCAAATTGGTTCTGGCGGAACTCAAACATTGGTAAACGGGATGCTGCTGATTAATTGTTGTTTGATTGCACTACTGATGACTCCTTCTATTACTTTACTGATGATTGGTAGAAATCTGATAGGGCAATAATTGGCCAAGCTAGATTTATTCTGTTTTatcgtggataggacatacctgggcaatcttccacattgtcaggtagatagcTCCTTGTATcaaagctgtactggaacagtgagtgaagtagccagctattgtcagggcccatagctttCACTGTGTGCAGTGCACTTAGCCACTTCTTAATGTCACATGAAGGGGGAGGAGGTCGAGtagaatcatccactcggcaattTTGGTCGAAGACACTTGCAAACACTTCAACCTTTTCTCTTGCACTTATATCTAAACTCCATCATGTTTGAGGATGGAGCTTCAGCAGCAACTGCTTTCTTCTGTTTAACCAAGCCATGATAAGCTGTGAACCCTACAGAGATGACTGCAAGGTCTCATACTTGACATCTAGGTATTGTCTTCCAGCATCCTGTCCCAGGCTTCAGAGCTTTTCATTATCAGTTATAAGACAGACATCTGCCTTCTGCGCGGCAAGCGAACCTACATATGATTGcattgtgcccgccatcttcatgtTCTAGATGTCAAAATTCAACGCCACACACTTGGCTTACTTGTCACCAACTGTTTAATCTAGATTATCATGGGAGCTGCTTTGGTAAAGCGACATGCCTGGCATGAAGATCACTCCCCCTCCAATGATAGTGTGGCATTAATACTCGCTTACCACCTAATGTACAATTTTCTGCTTGTTGGCAAGTGGATGGAAACATAACTGTCAATCCAAatgttttttattattcattcacgggatgtgggcgtcactggcaaagtcagcatttattggccatccctaattgtccttgtgaagttggtggtgagccatcgccttgaatacaactgagtgctgTCAGCAAAAAGTAACTGCGAGTAAAATGTTTCTTAAAAAATAACTTCAGAGCTGCAGACAATAAGTCACACATTATTATTATTTTGCCCCTGATGAAATCTTAAAGcaaaatacaaaaaataaattATGTTGGTACCAATAGCCATTTGTACCACTGAGGATTGTGAACAAGCAGTTTAACTAGTTTAGCATTGACATACAATATAAACAGGAGTCTTTGTTTACTTATTAAACTATAATTATCAGTAAAAGATGAGTTACCTCTTCAGAAATTTGTAATCATGCAATGAGAACTTCAGGATATTCAAATTAATGACATTATAGAataatagaatgatacagtacagaaggaggccattcggcctatcgtgcctgtgccggagTTCATATGCTACTGTTATCAAAATTAATAACCTCTACTTTTCTGGATGGCATAAGTCTGAAGACCTTTTTTGCCTTTTAGCAGATATCACTAGCAAACACCAAACACACTGAATTAAATACCAGGGTACAGCAATTCAATCTGGACAGTTGTCCAGTAAATATAATTGACAGCTAGCCCGACAGATCATTTGGAAAGATGTGGCAAACATCGTCCTTCACATAAGCAACTTCAAACCGGAATAGATTTTAATCCTGATCCTATAATATTGTGAGTACTGATGATTTTTAGAACAAAGTTAAGGCCGAAGTACTTAGTAGATACATTGGACCTCGTTAGAAGTGCTGTCTCAAACTACTGTTGCTGTTTTGGAAAAATACTTTGCAATTGTGTAtgttatgtgtatatatatgtattgcTATTTTATGATCCGTGCTTTATTAAGTGTATCAtatatttaaaagaaaaaaagaaagacttggatttatatagcacctttcacgaccaccggatgtctcaaagtgccaatgaagtacttttggggtgtagtcactgttgtaatgtaggaaacacggctgccaatttgcgcacaagcaagcttccacaaacagcaatgtgataatgaccagttaatctttttttttgttatattgattgagggataaatattggccaggacatcagggataactcccctgctcttcttcaaaatagtgccatgggatcttttacatctacttgagagggcagacgggacctcggtttaatgtctcatccgaaagatggtacctccgacagtgctgcactccctcagcgctgcactccctcagcactgcactggagtgtcagcctagatgttttgtactcaagtccctggggtgggacttgaacccacaaccttctgacagtggtgagggtgctacccactgaggcacagctgacactgatacCGATAAATTAATTATTGAATGATTTAATATCGATAAATGTTCATTCTTTTTTTCTGCCAGCATAAAATTGTGTAATTCTTAGTACAGTACTTTTTGTTGCAACAGTACTTATTTTTGTCACTTCTTATCACACTAATACTCATTTTTTTTACTTTTATTTCTGGATTTGTTGTGATTTGCACAGGGGAACGAATTGAATTTGTGAGTTTACTCTTTTAAAGGAACAATGGCCATGAGATTCGATTTTGTAACGCCTGCGTTAAGGTCAGTTTTCTTGAAAAGATGGCAACTGCCTCGCTTCTGCCCGACATGGAGCGGGACATGATGGCCGCCATTTTGGAGAGGTCGGCAGCACTGTCGTTGCCTACTCTTGCCTCTCCAATGTAAATGTGCAGACCATGACGTTAATTGGTGTGCAACGCCTGAATTTATAGACGACTATGATTTTGGACATTGCCGTACTCCGAACCGCCCTCTCCTAACTATGCACACAAGAATGTGTGTGCAGCAGTTGTACAGAGACGCTGTCAGCAATTCTTAAAAGGACACACACGTCTTGCAGGTAACTTTTGATTTCAgcttttatcatagaatcatagaatggttacagcaaggaagaaggccattcagcccgtcaagcctgtgccggctctctgcaagagcacttcagctagtcccactgcctgtagtcctgcaattttttttctttcagctactgttccaactcccttttgaaagcagtgattgagtctgcctccaccaccctttcaggcagtgcattccagatcctaaccactcgctgcataaaaacgttttttcttatatcgccttttgccaatcacctttaatctgtgtcctcgggttctcgatccttctgccaatgggaacagattctctatctactctgtccagaccactcatgattttgaacatctctatcaattctaagtgtttttaaaaattatttgattggagtagtggcttggtgtaatacatttaaaaagttgataacgtgtgcagggagtgctgtcaGATAATTGCAAGGCTTTGGAAGTTaaaagaaggcctctgagaactTCACTTGCTCACTGTCCTGGGACTGTAGTTGCAGTCCCCTTTGGGCTCCAGCATgagatggagatgaagcagaggcagcaaaggggacaagctgctcacagaggaaagaggaaagaggaaagaggaagaagccgaagaggaggaagcagaagagaaaaAAGCACAAGAGGAGGAAGTGTAAGGAAGTAAACCAGACATCCCCtctcaccatggagaaaccgtggaaatgtggggactgtgggaagggattcaattagctGTCCCGGCTGGAGATTCATCGGTGCAGTCACaccgggagaggccgttcacctgctccatgtgtgacaGGAGTTTCACTCAGTCAGGTACCGTGTTGACacatcagcaagttcacactggggagaagctgttcacATACTGCATGTGTGATAAGGGATTCGCttggttatccaacctgctgacacacaaacgagttcacactgggatgaggccattcacctgctccgtctgtGGGAAGGGATATGCTCGGTTAGCCGTTTTCCagaaacaccagcgaattcacactggagagaggccattcagctgctctgtctgtgggaagggattcgctcagtcatccaacctgctggcacacaacaagcaagTTCACATGAAGGAGAGGCCGTTCCCttgttctgtgtgtgggaagggattcgctgtgtCATCCGACCTCTTgcgacaccagtgagttcacaccagggagaggccgttcacctgctccgtgtgtgggaagggattcactcagtcatccgactacctgaaacaccagcgagttcacagttgactgcagggattggattctgctgttaatcacatccggaactgaaccatgttcattttgGCAGTTGGCGTTTGTTTTTGCCGATGTTAATAACTCTGTAACTGTGCTATAGTTTGATATTCTGTAAATAACAAATACATCAGCTTTCTTTTAAACACCCTGTGCCTAGTCCTTGATATCTCAATGATAAGACGAGCTGATTGTCGACTTGTTATGAACTTGGTGGAATCTATCTTGGAACGGACTTCCcacaactttttaaaagatggatCTACAAGATGTCCAAGTCTGACATTCGATTTCACCTGATGGGAAATACTCTGATAACCTGTTACTGTCATGaggcaaagcagcattgttactttatcatcagtttaatcaaactcaatgggcaatctGATCTCCAAAGGAAATGTCTTCTTAAAGCTGATGGTGTCGGCAGTTCTGCAGCTCatttctgtggaattccctgccgcagagagttgttgatgccagtttattggatatattcaagagggagttagatatggccctggcggctaaagggatcaagggatatggagagaaagcaggaaaggggtactgagggaatgatcagccatgatcttattgaatggtggtgctggctcgaagggccgaatagcctactcctgcacctattttctatgtttctatgtttctggctgggatatccaggatcgaatcattagcctgtggtaccagtgaacacaaccttaATTCCCCTTTCAacttttgtcccacaccttactttccctctgttactgatcatcacagcgtcctcttggccaaaatgctgaaataaaagccaccacaaagcaaacttttccaatccaactttatccacatatgcatccaatattaccttaaaaaaatcaactaatcacccttgtgcattctcttagtgactgttttGCATCTGCCTTTGCTTATCCTAGTGATGTCACGCAATGTTACCCCAGTTGATggagtatggctggtggaaggttgctgactttcagtgggggatacttcaaatggccttgcaggacgtccttgaggagctggtggctgggtgtgtgaaattgagtgacggtgtttcttcttcttcttcactctcctctccgacTTCTTGTTCAATCACTGGTTTGTACATCAGAAAAGATTGTGGATTAAGGTGGAAGTGGGAAGTTGAGAAGGAGAATAACATATAAGGACACCAGCATTTTGTATTTTTTCAGTCCCTCCGCtgaggaaatcctgcttgacaaatcttctagaattttttgaggatgtaactggtagagtggacaggggagaaccagtggatgtggtgtatttggactttcaaaaggcttttgacaaggtcccacacaagagattggtgtgcaaaatcaaagcacatggtattgggggtaatgtactgacgtggatagagaactggttggcaagcaggaagcagagagtcgggataaacgagtccttttcagaatggcaggcagtgactagtggggtgccgcagggctcagtgctgggaccccagctatttacaatatacattaatgatttggatgagggaataaaatgtaatatctccaagtttgcagatgacactaagctgggtggtggtgggagctgtgaggaggatgctaaaaggctgcagggtgacttggacaggttaggtgagtgggcaaacgagtgacagatgcaatataatgtggataaatgtgaggttatccactttgggggcaaaaacatgaaggcagaatattatctgaatggcggcagattaggaaaaggggaggtgcaacgagacctcagagtcacggtacatcagtcattgaaagttggcatgcaggtaccgcaggcggtgaagaaggcaaatggtaagttggccttcataataaggggatttgagtataggagcagggaggtcttacggcagttgtacagggccgtagtgaggccttacctggaatattgtgttcagttttggtctcctaatctgacgaaggatgttcttgctattgagggagtgcagcgaaggttcaccagactgattcccgggatggcaggactgacatatgaggagagactggatcgactgggcctgtattcactggagtttagaaggatgagaggggatctcatagaaactgtggtgtatgtagcacacaaatcactgactccacacggtctggtgtaaatctaactgttgtgaccttcgtcctttattgttcagctccagagtgcctctcaggtgtgttgtccagccttatatagcccttgttgcaggtactaccaggtttcccaccacagcgccctctgtggtgtggcatagtgcttacattacatttacggtactgggacgatacacacatcattacataacatcaccttcccccccccaccaggacgcaggacaacgatacacacatcatgacaaaacatcacacttgtccaacgaaaggcaggtaggcatagacagtgcgttagtatggtacatattatctggtacattaactagttattgactggtaacggatccttgattttctTGTTAGCCTTTATCATTGATTGtaattcatccattattttacacaaatacagtggccattcagcattaaaaaattaattcttattatacattcgtcatctcacattaacatagctcattttggactcgctctgccttacagaagtcctttgtggggaccacctgttggtaaggcccttttaagactcccgggtgcatttcctttttaaggcgccatctttgatgcaggaggattccacaaagcttctccttgggcgccgccatctttgatgctctgctgctccgacacgatgccgccgctccgccgctccggatgccctccgccgttgcagcctccgctcccctccactgccacctgacttgcgcctcccctgcggccatcgtggtctctccagcggccgcacttgccgcgtccgccgcggcctccgtagcggcctcccatgcggcagccgacctccagctgctgccgccgcccgacactaacagctcctcggcggggcccgcccgacagcagcttcctcggcggggctcttctgctccgccggccatcctggatccctcgcaccccgccggctcaatcccccccccccactcggcccctctctgcagggctgcttgcctgtgggggctgaggctacaggatctctgtgtgaggtccgggcctgggacttgcctgtgggtggattggggctgcagctccagctcggtcggcgctgctctctggggacccggggcacggcagcaccccggggagcagcagcctgtggagtggtgaagtcttcccagctcccacggtccGTCCCATCCATCtctggccgaggagtgtcggctcattgcctgcaacgacccacaaaggtaaagcgtgcgtctcgtccccgtgggatacctgcacctccgctctgccaagaacaggtatcagttccctggtgtaggtacgcagcttcgccgtgaccgggaccagcttgggtcgtgcagctgggttaatccacagtttatcaaaagttctccgactcatcaacgacggacccgagcccgtgtccacttccatactcactgggactccgttgatttttacttcccttatcactgggggcgaatcgtcggtacacgtgtacagtcccaacacctcatcatcttctgcctactcctcgctgaacagtggatcatcccccatctcctcagccacatggtgagtctgatttcttttacacataatggcctttaatgtggcaggtattgcacgtgtactccgcatacctgcactggtgagccccatggtttcctccacagcgccagcatggtgctgcttgattggcccccctcagcggactctgagttccaggatcccgaggtccgtgctctctgccccgggcagagccacgttctgcagttttgtctgtggtgggcgctatcctgtggacagtgcctgccgggttcgagactgtgtggattatttacttggtgctgcaagtcgaggtcatatatgcccggctgatggtgatggcctttgtcagagtgactgtgggttccgtggctagcaacttgtgaaggaggccctcgtggccaatccccataacgaaaacgtcccgcaaagcctcgtcaaggtgtgcaccaaaatcatatggcgccgcgagtctcctgaggtccgcagcatttttggtgacatcctggccctcagatctgcagtgatggtaaaatttgtatctggccgtgaggatgctctccttcggtttcaactggtcacgaatgagttcagtcagctcctcggatGACTTgttcctggcgctcccaggtgccagcaaatccctgacgagacagtaaacctcatctccacaactggagagcaatatcgccttacgcttctctctcattgcgtatgtgtcctccgtcaggtcgtttgctgtgaagtagtactcgagcctttccgtaaagacctcccaatgattgcccacggtaaaatcctttagtgagcccagagtagccatgattgcgtggagtttgtccgcttcctcgttgccactgtggtgtatgtagcacacaaatcactgactccacacggtctggtgtaagtctaactgctgtgaccttagtcctttattgttcagctccagagtgtctctcaggtgtggtggtcagccttatatagcccttgttgcaggtactaccacgtttcccaccacagcgccttctgtggtgtggcatagtgcttacattacatttacggtactgggacgatacacacatcatgacataacagaaacatataaatttctgacgggactggacagtttgaatgcaggaagaatgtttccgatgttggaaaagtccagaaccaggggacatagtctaaatataaggaataagccatttaggactgagatgaggagaaac
This genomic stretch from Pristiophorus japonicus isolate sPriJap1 chromosome 7, sPriJap1.hap1, whole genome shotgun sequence harbors:
- the LOC139266594 gene encoding gastrula zinc finger protein XlCGF49.1-like produces the protein MWGLWEGIQLAVPAGDSSVQSHRERPFTCSMCDRSFTQSGTVLTHQQVHTGEKLFTYCMCDKGFAWLSNLLTHKRVHTGMRPFTCSVCGKGYARLAVFQKHQRIHTGERPFSCSVCGKGFAQSSNLLAHNKQVHMKERPFPCSVCGKGFAVSSDLLRHQ